The Brasilonema sennae CENA114 genome includes a region encoding these proteins:
- a CDS encoding COR domain-containing protein, producing the protein MTQEELLRVIEQAASEGAMELDLSGNDLTVLPPSIGKLTQLKKLILGKYKYDDEGDIVGTIGNNLSTLPAEIRQLHHLEELQVVANRLSSLPQEFGQLTNLQTLHLSNNQLSSLPAEFGQLTNLQTLDLWDNQLSALPAEFGQLTNLQTLDLYYNQLSLLPAEFGQLTKLQSLNLRSNQLSALPAEFGQFTNLQSLNLSSNQLSALPAEFGQLTNLQTLDLYNNQLSALPAEFGQLTNLRSLNLYYNQLSALPAEFGQLTNLRSLNLYYNQLSALPAKFGQLTNLQSLDLGSNQLSALPAEFGQLTNLQSLDLGSNQLSALPAQIRQLTKLEKLDLRGNPVPIRPEILGSKKLSENPGDVNEILNFYFRLQDPNETEPLYEAKFLIVGEGGAGKTSLAKKIADETYELQSDEKSTQGIDVIQWNFTQPNGQPFRVNIWDFGGQEIYHQTHQFFLTKRSVYALVADTRKENTDFYWWLKVVELLSDNSPVVIIKNEKQDRKCEVNERRLRGEFTNLKEILATNLDGNRGLSEIKNAIENYISRLPHVGTPLPKLWVRVRSALENYSRNYISLEEYRTLCRENKLTDREDMLRLSRYLHDLGVCLHFQDDSTLKHYVILKPEWGTTAVYKVLDNDTVKKNLGCFTQDNLADIWKDGEYAQMQEELLQLMMRFKLCYKIPNRPDNRPDTYIAPQLLSANQPDYTWDDTNNLILRYKYEFMPKGILTRFIVETYPWIDEQKLVWKNGVVLNKDQTRAEVIENYNQREIKIHVAGNRKKELLAVVTHELEKIHQSFERLEYETLVPCNCEKKSKGSQTPHYYTLNVLRDFFNDREYLIQCQKSRQMVDVRKLIDDVMNQPFDADRELNSQAAPLQQELEQEKKALLTPTRNLVFISYSHKDQKWFNDIKIHLEPLIREKNLQLWDDTQIQPGAVWRDEIAEALAAAKVALLLVSPDFLASNYISKNELPPLLENAGAGVTIVWIPLRFSNYKETAIEKYQAAHSTDKPLNAIPANRRDKAWVEICKKIKTAANL; encoded by the coding sequence ATGACTCAGGAAGAATTGCTGCGGGTAATTGAACAAGCGGCGAGTGAGGGAGCGATGGAACTCGACCTCTCCGGCAATGATTTGACAGTTTTACCGCCATCTATTGGCAAGTTGACTCAACTCAAAAAACTGATTCTCGGCAAATATAAGTATGATGACGAGGGCGATATTGTTGGTACTATCGGGAATAACTTGAGTACTTTACCTGCAGAAATAAGACAGCTTCATCATCTTGAAGAACTTCAGGTTGTTGCCAATCGTTTAAGCAGTTTGCCACAGGAATTTGGACAACTCACCAACCTGCAAACGCTCCACCTCAGCAACAATCAACTCAGCTCACTGCCAGCGGAATTTGGACAACTTACCAACCTACAAACGCTCGACCTTTGGGACAATCAACTGAGTGCACTGCCAGCGGAATTTGGACAACTCACCAACCTGCAAACGCTCGACCTCTACTACAATCAACTCAGCTTACTGCCAGCGGAATTTGGACAACTTACCAAGCTGCAATCGCTCAACCTCAGGAGCAATCAACTGAGCGCACTGCCAGCGGAATTTGGACAATTCACCAACCTGCAATCGCTCAACCTCAGCAGCAATCAACTGAGCGCACTACCAGCGGAATTTGGACAACTCACCAACCTGCAAACGCTCGACCTCTACAACAATCAACTCAGCGCACTGCCAGCGGAATTTGGACAACTCACCAACCTGCGATCGCTCAACCTCTACTACAATCAACTGAGTGCACTGCCAGCGGAATTTGGACAACTCACCAACCTGCGATCGCTCAACCTCTACTACAATCAACTGAGCGCACTGCCAGCGAAATTTGGACAACTCACCAACCTGCAATCACTTGACCTGGGTAGCAATCAACTGAGCGCACTGCCAGCGGAATTTGGACAACTCACCAACCTGCAATCACTCGACCTGGGTAGCAATCAACTGAGCGCACTGCCAGCACAAATCAGGCAACTGACAAAACTTGAAAAATTGGATCTTCGTGGAAATCCAGTCCCCATTCGACCTGAAATTTTGGGATCGAAAAAGTTGTCAGAAAATCCAGGCGATGTGAATGAAATTCTCAATTTCTATTTCCGCCTGCAAGATCCAAATGAAACCGAACCCCTTTATGAAGCGAAATTCTTGATTGTTGGCGAAGGGGGCGCTGGGAAAACTTCCTTAGCTAAGAAAATTGCAGACGAAACTTACGAACTCCAGTCGGATGAGAAATCCACTCAAGGTATTGATGTCATCCAGTGGAACTTCACACAGCCCAATGGACAACCCTTTCGCGTCAATATTTGGGACTTTGGCGGACAGGAAATCTATCATCAAACTCACCAATTTTTCCTGACAAAGCGTTCTGTCTATGCCTTAGTTGCCGATACTCGTAAGGAAAACACAGATTTTTACTGGTGGCTCAAGGTTGTTGAACTCTTGAGCGACAATAGCCCAGTTGTGATCATCAAAAATGAAAAACAAGACCGGAAGTGCGAAGTCAATGAGCGGCGATTGCGAGGAGAGTTTACCAACTTAAAAGAAATTCTAGCAACCAACTTAGACGGTAATCGCGGTTTATCAGAAATTAAAAACGCCATTGAGAATTACATCAGCAGGCTTCCCCACGTCGGCACACCTTTGCCAAAACTCTGGGTGAGAGTCCGTTCAGCCTTAGAAAACTATTCCCGCAACTACATCAGCCTTGAAGAATACCGCACCCTTTGCCGAGAGAATAAACTAACTGACCGTGAAGATATGTTGCGCCTTAGCCGCTATCTGCATGACCTCGGCGTTTGCCTTCACTTCCAAGACGATTCTACGCTCAAACACTATGTCATCCTCAAACCGGAATGGGGTACTACTGCTGTCTACAAAGTGTTGGACAATGATACCGTCAAGAAAAATCTCGGATGTTTTACCCAGGACAATCTTGCCGATATTTGGAAAGATGGCGAATATGCGCAGATGCAAGAAGAACTACTGCAATTGATGATGCGGTTCAAACTCTGCTATAAAATTCCCAATCGTCCTGACAATCGTCCTGACACCTATATTGCACCTCAACTACTTTCCGCTAATCAACCCGACTACACTTGGGACGATACCAACAACCTGATTTTGCGCTACAAATACGAATTCATGCCCAAAGGTATCCTCACCCGCTTCATCGTTGAGACATACCCTTGGATTGATGAACAAAAACTCGTCTGGAAAAACGGCGTTGTTCTCAACAAAGACCAAACCCGTGCCGAAGTTATTGAAAACTATAATCAAAGGGAAATTAAAATTCATGTCGCCGGAAACCGCAAGAAAGAACTGCTAGCAGTTGTCACCCACGAACTCGAAAAAATCCATCAGTCTTTTGAGCGTTTGGAGTATGAAACTCTTGTTCCCTGCAATTGCGAGAAAAAATCTAAAGGTAGTCAGACGCCCCATTATTACACCTTAAACGTTCTGCGCGATTTTTTTAACGACCGTGAGTACCTAATTCAATGTCAGAAAAGCCGTCAAATGGTAGATGTCCGAAAGTTGATTGATGATGTTATGAACCAACCATTCGATGCAGATAGGGAACTCAACTCGCAAGCAGCACCGTTGCAACAGGAACTGGAACAGGAGAAAAAAGCATTGTTGACGCCAACCAGAAACCTCGTTTTCATCAGCTATAGTCATAAAGATCAAAAGTGGTTTAACGATATCAAAATTCATCTAGAACCATTAATTAGAGAAAAGAATTTGCAACTGTGGGATGATACCCAAATCCAGCCTGGTGCTGTGTGGCGAGATGAAATTGCCGAAGCTCTCGCTGCTGCAAAAGTTGCTTTATTGCTGGTTAGTCCTGATTTTTTAGCATCAAACTATATCAGTAAAAATGAATTACCACCTCTATTAGAAAACGCTGGAGCAGGAGTCACAATTGTTTGGATACCGTTGCGTTTTAGCAACTACAAAGAAACAGCAATTGAAAAGTATCAAGCAGCGCACTCTACTGATAAACCATTGAACGCCATTCCCGCAAATAGACGAGATAAAGCTTGGGTAGAAATCTGCAAGAAAATCAAAACAGCAGCGAACCTTTAG
- a CDS encoding class I SAM-dependent methyltransferase — translation MFEQQPEHVRLHIKELATQASEKSEPSAWFDVLYVEAKGDAAQIPWAKLAPHPYLQDWLTTHAPSAAQGLRALVIGCGLGDDAEALAKRGFEVTAFDISPTAIAWCQQRFPDSTVNYVVADLLAIPSQWHLAFDLVFESRNIQALPLNVRSKVISSVASVVATDGTLLVITRFRETEAEPSGPPWALSNSELAQFENLGLHQRERLLFLASQETDVKHLRIEYHRKKII, via the coding sequence ATGTTTGAACAACAACCAGAACATGTACGACTTCATATTAAAGAGTTAGCCACACAAGCCTCAGAAAAATCAGAGCCATCCGCATGGTTTGATGTCTTATATGTCGAAGCTAAAGGTGATGCGGCGCAAATTCCTTGGGCAAAGTTAGCCCCCCACCCCTATCTGCAAGATTGGTTGACTACTCATGCACCATCTGCAGCTCAAGGGCTAAGGGCGCTGGTAATTGGCTGTGGCTTGGGAGATGATGCAGAAGCTTTAGCAAAGCGAGGGTTTGAGGTAACTGCCTTTGATATTTCCCCCACAGCTATTGCCTGGTGTCAGCAGCGATTTCCCGATTCGACTGTGAATTATGTAGTTGCAGATTTGTTGGCAATTCCCTCACAATGGCATCTTGCCTTTGACTTGGTTTTTGAATCTCGCAATATCCAAGCTTTGCCCTTGAATGTGCGCTCAAAGGTTATCTCCTCAGTCGCCTCTGTTGTTGCGACTGATGGAACGCTGTTAGTGATTACTCGTTTTCGGGAGACAGAAGCCGAACCCTCTGGTCCGCCTTGGGCATTGTCAAACTCCGAACTGGCACAGTTTGAAAATTTGGGATTACACCAACGAGAGCGTCTTCTGTTTTTAGCGTCCCAGGAGACTGACGTTAAACACCTGCGGATTGAATATCATCGCAAGAAAATAATCTAG
- a CDS encoding DUF4336 domain-containing protein, translating into MIDVVRGHEVAQTQKNTHQTQGQEIYPEDFSWSFWFALPLYPFGKRRTIRKEVLKDTIWTFDQLQGIFYVVVPIRMTIVKLDEGGLLVYAPVAPTNECIRLVNELVAEHGDVKYIILPTVSGLEHKVFVGPFARCFPNAQVFVTPKQWSFPLNLPLSWLGLPSKRTQLLPEDSSQTPFADEFDYAMLSPIELGPGRFAEVAFFHRRSHTLLVTDSVVSVPEEPPAIVQLDSYPLLFHAKDKASDIVEDNPVNRRKGWQRISLFALYFRPSMVEIMQWGEVFRNAFQAPERSKKAYFGLFPFQWNSDWKSSFDALRGNGRLFVAPILRTLILNRAPKETINWANKVASWNFERIIPCHFDSPIQAQPHQFRQAFSFLEESSGKGFSSSSDSLPEEDFKLLKQLDKGLNKFGILPPAKELK; encoded by the coding sequence ATGATAGACGTGGTTCGGGGGCATGAAGTGGCTCAAACTCAAAAGAATACGCACCAAACGCAGGGACAAGAGATTTATCCAGAGGACTTTTCATGGTCTTTTTGGTTTGCTTTGCCACTCTACCCCTTTGGCAAACGGCGGACTATTCGCAAAGAAGTTCTCAAAGATACAATTTGGACTTTTGACCAGCTTCAGGGCATTTTCTATGTTGTCGTGCCGATTCGCATGACCATTGTTAAGTTAGATGAAGGGGGACTGCTCGTTTATGCACCTGTCGCGCCGACGAACGAGTGTATTCGCCTTGTCAATGAGTTGGTTGCAGAACACGGCGATGTTAAGTATATCATTCTGCCAACTGTCTCTGGTTTAGAACACAAAGTCTTTGTTGGTCCGTTTGCGAGATGCTTCCCAAATGCACAGGTTTTTGTTACTCCTAAGCAGTGGAGTTTTCCGCTGAATCTTCCACTTAGTTGGTTAGGCTTACCCTCCAAACGCACTCAGCTACTCCCAGAAGACAGTAGCCAAACTCCCTTTGCTGACGAGTTTGACTATGCAATGCTAAGTCCTATTGAGCTTGGTCCTGGTCGGTTTGCGGAAGTTGCGTTTTTTCATAGGCGATCGCACACCTTACTCGTCACAGATTCAGTGGTTTCTGTACCAGAAGAACCACCGGCGATCGTCCAATTAGATTCATACCCCTTACTGTTCCACGCCAAAGACAAAGCGTCTGACATAGTTGAAGACAATCCAGTAAATCGCCGTAAGGGATGGCAACGTATTTCGTTGTTTGCTTTGTACTTTCGACCAAGTATGGTAGAAATTATGCAATGGGGTGAGGTATTTCGTAACGCCTTTCAAGCACCGGAACGTTCCAAGAAAGCTTACTTTGGGTTGTTTCCCTTCCAATGGAACTCAGATTGGAAGTCCTCATTTGATGCACTGCGAGGGAATGGTCGTTTGTTTGTCGCACCAATTTTACGAACTCTCATTCTCAACCGCGCACCAAAAGAAACTATCAACTGGGCTAATAAAGTAGCGAGTTGGAATTTTGAGCGAATTATTCCTTGTCATTTTGACTCACCAATTCAAGCACAGCCGCATCAGTTTCGACAAGCATTCTCCTTTTTGGAAGAGTCTTCTGGTAAAGGGTTCAGCAGTAGCAGTGATTCTTTACCAGAGGAGGACTTTAAATTACTCAAGCAACTCGATAAAGGTTTAAATAAGTTTGGTATTTTACCGCCAGCGAAGGAGTTGAAATAA
- a CDS encoding aldo/keto reductase yields the protein MQICQELSLPNMGCGTWAWGNRLLWGYDESMDDQLQAVFNLCVSNGVTLFDTGDSYGTGRLNGRSESLLGRFSREYLGSGKENICIATKLAAYPWRWTRQSMVSACKSSAKRLGKNVDLVQMHWSTANYAPWQERGLLDGLADLYEQGLVKGVGLSNYGPKQLKRVHQRFAERGVPIATLQVQYSLLSTYPVTELEVKDVCDQLGIKLIAYSPLALGLLTGKYSQKGPFPKGIRGLLFRQMLPGISPLLASLREVAQSRNKTMSQVSINWCICKGAIPIPGAKSVEQAKENIGALGWELNSGEIAELDQAAASADKKMVQNIFQTR from the coding sequence ATGCAAATTTGTCAAGAACTCTCCCTTCCAAACATGGGCTGCGGAACTTGGGCATGGGGTAACCGACTGCTTTGGGGATATGACGAAAGCATGGATGACCAGTTACAAGCCGTCTTTAACCTTTGTGTGAGCAACGGTGTAACTTTATTTGATACGGGTGATTCTTACGGAACTGGGAGATTGAATGGGCGAAGCGAGTCACTCCTGGGACGATTTTCTAGAGAATATCTCGGTTCAGGCAAAGAAAATATTTGCATTGCAACCAAGCTTGCTGCTTATCCTTGGAGATGGACACGCCAATCAATGGTGTCGGCTTGCAAGTCATCTGCCAAGCGGCTGGGAAAAAATGTGGATTTGGTACAAATGCACTGGTCTACGGCGAATTATGCTCCTTGGCAGGAAAGAGGACTTTTGGATGGTCTTGCTGACCTTTATGAGCAAGGACTCGTCAAGGGTGTGGGCTTATCCAACTATGGACCAAAACAACTCAAACGGGTACATCAAAGATTTGCAGAACGAGGAGTTCCAATCGCGACTTTGCAAGTTCAATACTCGCTGCTGTCCACGTATCCCGTTACCGAATTGGAAGTTAAAGATGTTTGTGATCAGCTTGGAATCAAACTGATTGCCTACAGTCCTCTTGCATTAGGGCTGTTGACAGGAAAGTACTCCCAAAAAGGTCCTTTTCCAAAAGGCATTCGAGGTTTGCTGTTTAGACAGATGTTACCAGGAATCAGTCCACTTTTGGCAAGCTTACGAGAGGTGGCTCAATCTAGAAACAAAACTATGTCACAAGTAAGCATAAATTGGTGTATTTGTAAAGGGGCTATTCCCATTCCTGGCGCAAAGAGTGTGGAACAGGCAAAAGAGAATATTGGTGCTTTGGGTTGGGAACTAAATTCTGGTGAAATAGCAGAGTTGGATCAAGCGGCTGCAAGTGCAGACAAAAAAATGGTGCAAAATATTTTTCAAACTCGATAA
- a CDS encoding oligosaccharide flippase family protein, with protein MGLRSKVIKGGALMVIRQALGILLSLIGVLFITKVIGPAQYGLYGVSYGIVSFLGGLGIWGLDVYLLRKTSNPDQQDYNQVFTLLLCISSVFTLTLVLGQHIIAQMLNVPESAPLLATLGLTLPLSLLNLPLTIKLDRDLNFQRVAYIELISQVSYYVAALPLAHYLAPKELGAWAPAGGLWLQQITMVLLTVFSTDLRPRLCWKPSLIREMLVYGLSYSSSTWIWQLRSLVNPVIVGRFAGLEAVGFIALAIRIAEMLAFAKSVTWRLAMAALAKLENDPLRLRKSIEEGMRLQALAVGLPMAAFAIVAPVILPVVFGKVWTPLLQVFPLIAIGYIANSIFNLHSSVLYLLGKNLSVTWFHTAHIVLFAGSAFLLVPYLGMVGYGWAEIAALGSYIVIHIFIAKEIGSPNYTVALGWVTISVAVLILSTVNETVRYLSCVLLLLPLLSSKERNSLIGYFQILRS; from the coding sequence GTGGGACTTCGTAGTAAAGTCATCAAGGGTGGAGCCTTGATGGTCATACGCCAAGCTTTGGGTATCTTACTCAGTTTAATTGGCGTATTATTCATCACTAAAGTGATTGGGCCGGCTCAATATGGACTTTATGGAGTGAGTTATGGAATTGTAAGTTTTCTTGGTGGTTTGGGTATATGGGGCTTGGATGTTTATTTACTACGTAAAACATCTAACCCAGACCAACAAGATTATAACCAAGTTTTTACTCTGTTGCTGTGTATTAGCAGTGTCTTTACACTCACTCTTGTATTAGGGCAACACATTATTGCCCAGATGCTGAACGTTCCAGAATCCGCACCACTGTTGGCAACTTTGGGTTTAACGTTACCTCTTTCGCTGTTAAACCTGCCTTTGACAATCAAACTGGATCGAGACTTAAATTTCCAGCGTGTTGCCTATATCGAGTTAATCAGCCAAGTTAGCTATTATGTAGCAGCTTTACCCCTGGCACATTACCTAGCACCTAAAGAACTTGGTGCTTGGGCACCTGCTGGTGGTTTGTGGCTGCAGCAAATCACTATGGTTTTACTAACTGTCTTTAGTACTGATCTGCGCCCACGCTTATGCTGGAAACCCAGTTTAATACGGGAGATGTTGGTATATGGTTTGAGTTACTCAAGTTCAACGTGGATTTGGCAATTGCGATCGCTCGTCAATCCAGTTATTGTAGGACGTTTTGCTGGGCTTGAAGCTGTTGGTTTTATCGCTTTAGCGATTCGCATAGCAGAAATGCTGGCTTTTGCCAAGTCTGTCACCTGGCGTTTGGCTATGGCGGCGCTTGCAAAATTAGAGAATGATCCACTTCGTTTACGTAAGAGTATTGAAGAGGGAATGCGTCTACAAGCACTAGCTGTTGGTTTGCCAATGGCGGCTTTTGCAATAGTAGCACCTGTTATATTACCAGTCGTTTTTGGGAAAGTTTGGACTCCACTGCTGCAAGTTTTTCCGTTGATTGCAATTGGCTATATTGCTAATTCTATTTTCAACTTACATTCGTCAGTCCTTTATCTGTTGGGTAAAAATCTTTCGGTCACTTGGTTTCATACAGCACACATAGTACTTTTTGCCGGAAGTGCCTTTTTACTTGTACCGTACTTAGGGATGGTTGGTTATGGCTGGGCAGAAATAGCTGCATTAGGCAGTTATATAGTTATTCATATATTTATAGCAAAAGAGATAGGTAGTCCAAATTACACAGTAGCTCTTGGATGGGTGACTATATCGGTTGCTGTTCTGATTTTGAGTACAGTGAATGAAACAGTCCGTTACCTATCTTGCGTGCTGCTGCTGCTTCCGCTGCTATCAAGTAAAGAGAGAAACAGCTTGATTGGCTATTTTCAAATACTGAGATCTTAG
- a CDS encoding glycosyltransferase family 2 protein, protein MPKVTVIIPAYNAMKYLPQTVESLLNQTLTDFEVLIINDGSSDGIVEWGSQITDSRIRLISQENQGTAAARNKGIVESKGEYIAFLDADDIWEPTKLEKQAQCLDDNPLVGLVDCWTAFIDENSKPTGLVMRNDTEGDVYKKVVESCDSPVCCGSSPMVRRSCFDILGLFDRESYIEDVDMWIRIATRYHYGVVKEPLVRYRQHPNNKSKDCESMLRGFRQLIEKTYSSLPTDILYLRPRSYGRLYVFLAWRAIDTKDYKQAFHYTQQAFAMYPQLILKPWFTRLNIAIAVMRFLGPDGYEKIRSFNRSLRRGLFARAT, encoded by the coding sequence ATGCCAAAAGTTACTGTTATTATTCCGGCATATAATGCCATGAAATATCTCCCACAAACAGTGGAGAGTCTTCTGAATCAGACACTCACAGATTTTGAAGTATTAATTATTAATGATGGCAGTTCAGATGGAATTGTTGAATGGGGTTCTCAAATCACAGACTCGCGAATCAGACTGATTTCCCAAGAAAATCAAGGCACAGCTGCGGCAAGAAATAAGGGAATTGTTGAGTCGAAAGGCGAATATATTGCCTTTTTGGATGCTGATGATATTTGGGAACCAACTAAATTAGAAAAACAAGCCCAATGCTTAGATGATAATCCTTTGGTAGGTTTGGTAGACTGTTGGACAGCTTTTATAGATGAGAATAGCAAGCCCACGGGTTTAGTCATGAGGAACGATACAGAGGGTGATGTCTACAAGAAAGTTGTAGAATCATGTGACAGTCCTGTTTGCTGTGGAAGTTCACCAATGGTACGTCGTTCTTGTTTCGACATCTTGGGCTTGTTTGACCGGGAGAGTTACATTGAAGATGTAGATATGTGGATACGTATCGCCACTCGCTATCACTATGGAGTAGTCAAAGAACCTTTAGTGAGGTATCGCCAGCACCCAAACAACAAATCAAAAGATTGTGAATCAATGTTAAGAGGTTTTCGCCAGTTAATTGAGAAAACCTATAGCTCTTTGCCCACAGATATTTTATACCTCAGACCGAGGAGTTATGGTCGATTGTATGTTTTTTTAGCATGGAGAGCTATTGATACAAAAGATTATAAACAGGCTTTTCATTATACTCAGCAAGCGTTTGCAATGTATCCTCAACTAATTTTGAAACCGTGGTTTACTCGCCTAAATATAGCGATCGCAGTCATGAGATTCCTTGGACCTGATGGATATGAGAAAATACGGTCTTTTAATCGCAGTCTACGTCGAGGTTTGTTCGCTCGTGCAACATAA
- a CDS encoding glycosyltransferase family 2 protein, with product MPKVSVIIPAYNAMAYLKETVESVFKQTFTDFEVLIVDDGSSDGTVSWVSQIKDPRVRLISQQNQGSSGARNTGISAALGEYIALLDADDIWEPTKLEKQVRYLEENSLVGLVDTWTVLIDQQGKSTGRVVVSHAEGDDVWKQLVQFKTVCACDSTPLIRRSCFETVGLFNRELPFLEDLDMWIRLASRYRFAVIKEVLVRYRQYPGSKSTNCQGTLEAFRTIVEKAFESIHADLLPLREKGYGRISLYLAWRAINNKDYEQAWQFNRQAIAHHPQLIFSWDFIRQIIALTLLKTFGHQTYDKMKTVIQILRRNTSTDNGQWRIGNN from the coding sequence ATGCCGAAAGTTTCTGTGATTATTCCAGCTTACAATGCTATGGCTTACCTAAAAGAAACTGTGGAGAGTGTGTTCAAGCAGACGTTCACAGATTTTGAAGTCTTAATTGTTGATGATGGAAGTTCTGATGGAACAGTTTCCTGGGTTTCTCAAATAAAAGATCCACGAGTTCGACTGATTTCGCAGCAGAATCAAGGTTCATCTGGAGCACGCAACACAGGAATTTCTGCTGCGCTTGGAGAGTATATCGCGCTTTTGGATGCTGATGATATTTGGGAGCCAACCAAACTGGAAAAGCAAGTGCGATATCTAGAAGAAAACTCATTAGTTGGTTTGGTAGATACATGGACAGTTTTAATTGACCAACAAGGCAAGTCTACAGGAAGAGTTGTTGTTTCTCACGCAGAGGGAGACGACGTATGGAAGCAGCTTGTTCAGTTTAAAACAGTATGCGCTTGTGATAGTACACCTTTGATTCGTCGCAGTTGTTTTGAAACGGTAGGGTTATTTAACCGAGAATTACCATTTCTTGAAGATTTAGATATGTGGATTCGCCTTGCTTCGCGATATCGTTTTGCAGTTATAAAAGAAGTCTTAGTTCGCTATCGCCAATATCCAGGTAGTAAGTCTACAAATTGTCAAGGAACTTTGGAAGCTTTTCGGACAATTGTTGAGAAAGCTTTTGAGTCAATTCATGCAGATTTATTACCTTTAAGAGAAAAAGGATATGGTCGGATTTCTCTCTACTTAGCTTGGAGAGCGATCAATAATAAAGATTATGAACAAGCTTGGCAGTTTAATCGTCAGGCGATCGCTCATCATCCACAACTTATTTTTTCTTGGGACTTCATCCGCCAAATCATAGCTTTGACACTCTTGAAAACATTTGGGCATCAAACCTATGACAAAATGAAAACAGTTATTCAAATATTGCGCCGAAACACATCAACGGATAATGGACAATGGAGAATAGGAAATAATTAG
- a CDS encoding glycosyltransferase, translating into MTTKTISPINNTQLSKRGERSYRVVLVHPSTGVNWSGGSEIVAIELTRRLSSYFEVELLSGADCGPFSHPIPCIPRSHAYHAVRHPLVARLMGKFSTPEIVVEHLTSFFPCLLHLLRHPADLIFPHNDYGGLAMAACVRALTGTPILFTEHNSSNAEGKCLQRNLRFRPDHLVVLDEATAAFAHNLKPTQRTSVIPNGVNLERFTPKGTAINLDLPKPIALCVASLSRKNHKRVELAIQAVASLSEVSLCICGDGPDRAYFQALGDQLLGSHRFAIRTFPHDQMPEVYRSADVFTLPSINEPFGLVYLEAMASGLPVVATDDEMRRYLVGESGILCDVTNMDIYTTAIKDALSGDWSQRARQNAARFSWDAIALRYRDLILEMILQSKKKVSLSTH; encoded by the coding sequence ATGACCACAAAAACTATTAGTCCCATCAATAACACTCAATTAAGTAAAAGAGGTGAACGATCCTACCGAGTTGTCTTAGTCCATCCCAGCACTGGAGTTAACTGGAGTGGTGGATCAGAAATTGTGGCGATTGAACTGACTCGTCGTCTGAGTTCCTACTTTGAAGTCGAACTGCTTAGTGGCGCTGATTGTGGACCTTTTAGCCACCCCATTCCATGTATTCCCCGTTCTCATGCTTATCATGCTGTGCGTCACCCTCTGGTTGCTCGACTGATGGGTAAATTCTCAACTCCTGAGATTGTGGTGGAACATCTAACGAGTTTTTTTCCTTGCTTACTCCACTTGCTTAGACATCCTGCTGACCTCATTTTTCCTCACAATGATTATGGTGGATTGGCAATGGCTGCTTGTGTCAGAGCGCTGACGGGGACGCCGATACTTTTTACTGAACACAATAGCTCAAATGCAGAGGGAAAATGTTTGCAGCGCAATCTTCGTTTTCGTCCAGATCATCTTGTTGTGTTGGATGAAGCGACAGCAGCATTCGCCCATAATTTGAAACCGACGCAACGAACAAGTGTGATTCCCAATGGTGTGAATCTTGAGCGATTTACACCAAAAGGAACAGCGATTAATCTTGATTTACCAAAACCAATCGCCCTGTGTGTGGCTAGTTTAAGCCGGAAGAATCATAAGCGAGTTGAACTAGCCATTCAAGCAGTAGCTAGCTTAAGCGAGGTTAGTCTTTGTATATGTGGAGATGGACCGGATCGCGCATACTTTCAAGCGCTGGGAGATCAGTTGCTGGGATCGCATCGGTTTGCGATTCGGACTTTCCCCCATGATCAGATGCCTGAAGTTTACCGCAGTGCGGATGTCTTTACACTCCCTTCCATTAACGAGCCATTCGGGCTTGTTTACTTAGAAGCTATGGCTAGCGGGTTACCCGTTGTCGCTACTGACGATGAAATGCGGCGATATCTTGTTGGTGAGAGTGGTATTCTATGTGATGTTACCAATATGGATATTTACACAACTGCTATCAAAGACGCGCTGAGTGGTGACTGGAGTCAACGTGCTAGACAGAATGCTGCTCGCTTTAGTTGGGATGCGATCGCATTACGTTATCGCGATCTGATTTTAGAAATGATTTTGCAGTCCAAGAAAAAAGTGTCGTTATCAACTCATTAA